Proteins from a genomic interval of Anolis sagrei isolate rAnoSag1 chromosome 1, rAnoSag1.mat, whole genome shotgun sequence:
- the LOC132762545 gene encoding cholesterol 24-hydroxylase-like, whose amino-acid sequence MEVLALIGVLLRVLLALGLLAFGLYCGYIQWVHVKYDHIPSAPRASFFFGHLPILWKMLKNKELVHDLFLQWAEEYGPVLRFNAFHRVSLLILSPEGVKEYLMLPQYPKDRFVYGRLYNMFGVRFLGNGLVTDREYDHWHKQRRIMDPAFSRTYLIGLMETFNDQAEELMMELEKKADGETKVDVMDLLRRVTLDIIAKVAFGLELNTLHDEQTPFPHAVNLVMKGMTNTRIPLFKYMPGNRKTVREIRESLRLLRRTGKECIEKRQKAIQNGEEVPLDILTQILKNAAQEEHHDIENMLDNFVTFFVAGHETTANQLSFAVMELSRHPDIVAKLQAEVDEVIGVKKDIPYEDLRKLEYLSQVLKEVLRLYPPVPGTVRWTGKENVIEGVRIPAGTTLIFSTYIMGRLEKYFKDALTFNPDRFNKDQLKPYFSYFPFALGPRSCIGQIFSQMEAKVVMAKFLQRFDFQLVPPQSFRAIDTGTLKPLDGVQCRLKPRHQLIRKED is encoded by the exons ATGGAAGTTCTGGCCTTGATCGGGGTTCTGTTGCGCGTGTTGCTGGCTCTGGGGCTCCTGGCTTTCGGGCTGTATTGCGGCTACATCCAATGGGTTCATGTCAAATACGACCACATCCCCAGCGCCCCCCGAgccag cttttTCTTTGGTCATCTTCCAATCTTGTGGAAAATGCTGAAGAACAAGGAACTTGTGCATGATCTCTTTCTGCAATG GGCGGAAGAATATGGACCAGTATTGCGTTTCAATGCCTTTCACAGAGTCTCCTTGTTGATCTTAAGTCCTGAGGGTGTCAAG GAATACTTGATGTTGCCACAATACCCAAAAGACCGATTTGTATATGGGCGCCTTTACAATATGTTTGGTGTAAG ATTTTTAGGAAATGGGTTAGTAACAGATCGCGAATATGACCATTGGCACAAGCAGAGGAGAATTATGGATCCAGCCTTCAGTCGAAC TTACCTGATTGGCCTCATGGAAACATTCAATGACCAAGCAGAAGAGCTTATGATGGAACTGGAGAAAAAGGCAGATGGAGAAACCAAAGTGGATGTGATGGACCTTCTGAGACGGGTGACGCTGGATATCATTGCAAAG GTGGCTTTTGGCCTAGAACTGAACACCTTACATGATGAGCAGACACCTTTTCCACACGCAGTGAACTTGGTCATGAAAGGGATGACTAATACTCGCATACCTCTCTTCAAG TATATGCCAGGAAACAGAAAGACTGTGAGAGAGATTCGGGAAAGCTTGAGGCTGCTACGTCGCACTGGAAAAGAGTGCATTGAGAAGAGGCAAAAGGCTATTCAGAATGGAGAAGAGGTTCCCTTGGATATTCTCACCCAGATACTAAAGAATGCTG CTCAAGAAGAACATCATGATATTGAAAATATGCTGGACAATTTTGTCACCTTCTTTGTCGCAG GCCATGAAACCACAGCTAATCAATTATCCTTTGCTGTGATGGAATTGTCACGACACCCAGATATAGTTGCAAA ACTCCAGGCAGAAGTGGATGAAGTCATTGGTGTGAAGAAAGACATTCCCTATGAAGATCTCAGAAAACTTGAATATTTATCACAG GTCCTTAAAGAAGTCTTACGATTATATCCACCAGTTCCAGGCACCGTACGCTGGACAGGAAAGGAAAACGTCATCGAAGGGGTCAGAATTCCAGCAGGCACTACATTGATT TTTAGCACATACATTATGGGACGACTGGAAAAGTATTTCAAGGATGCACTTACCTTCAATCCTGACAGATTTAACAAAGATCAACTAAA GCCTTACTTTTCCTATTTCCCATTTGCTCTTGGACCTCGTTCCTGTATTGGGCAGATATTTTCACAG ATGGAAGCTAAAGTGGTGATGGCCAAGTTTTTGCAGAGATTTGACTTCCAGCTGGTTCCACCACAGAGCTTTAGAGCTATAGATACAGGAACACTGAAGCCTTTAGACGGTGTCCAGTGCAGACTAAAGCCACGCCATCAACTCATTCGTAAAGAAGATTAA